The following coding sequences are from one Lysinibacillus sp. FSL W8-0992 window:
- a CDS encoding mandelate racemase/muconate lactonizing enzyme family protein, giving the protein MKIQQVEIFAIQLPLIDPFIISYATYDTMPSIILKITTDTGIVGYGEAVPDEHVTGESWESTYAILKHQLVPAVIGEDPMAFEKLHDKMNHIVKDVPAAKAAIDIACFDIAGKALQVPVYQLLGGRYHEKFPITHVLSIGTPEEMANEAAKRVEMGYQSFKMKVGTEVRRDVARIKAVRERVGEDIAIRVDVNQGWGNASTTLQGLRALKDLNIDWLEQPVDSEDIDGMVEIKSKSDVPLMIDEGLRGVREMREIILKRAADKVNIKLMKCGGIYPAMKLAVMAEMAGIECQIGSMVESSVGSAAGFHVAFSKKIMTSVELTGPLKFSKDIGNLHYDVPFICLTEKPGLGVDVDEEILKELCNFSTTVTA; this is encoded by the coding sequence ATGAAAATCCAACAAGTAGAAATTTTTGCAATTCAATTACCACTTATTGATCCTTTTATTATTAGCTATGCTACATATGATACAATGCCTTCTATCATTTTGAAAATAACAACTGATACAGGCATTGTTGGATATGGAGAAGCAGTACCTGATGAACATGTTACAGGTGAGTCATGGGAAAGTACGTATGCTATTTTAAAACACCAACTTGTACCTGCAGTCATTGGAGAAGACCCTATGGCTTTTGAGAAGCTTCACGATAAAATGAATCACATCGTAAAAGATGTACCTGCTGCTAAAGCGGCAATCGATATTGCCTGTTTTGATATTGCTGGTAAAGCATTACAGGTTCCAGTTTATCAGCTACTTGGCGGTCGTTATCATGAGAAATTCCCAATTACACATGTGTTGAGTATCGGAACGCCTGAAGAAATGGCAAATGAGGCAGCTAAACGCGTGGAAATGGGCTATCAATCATTTAAAATGAAAGTGGGAACTGAAGTTAGAAGAGATGTTGCCCGCATAAAAGCAGTACGTGAGCGTGTAGGTGAGGATATTGCAATACGTGTAGATGTAAACCAAGGGTGGGGAAATGCTTCTACCACATTACAAGGTTTACGAGCACTAAAGGATTTAAATATCGACTGGTTAGAACAGCCTGTTGATAGTGAAGATATTGATGGAATGGTAGAAATTAAATCGAAATCCGATGTACCGTTAATGATTGATGAGGGACTTCGTGGAGTACGTGAAATGCGTGAAATCATTTTGAAACGTGCTGCAGACAAAGTGAATATTAAATTAATGAAGTGCGGGGGGATTTACCCTGCTATGAAATTAGCGGTAATGGCAGAAATGGCAGGTATTGAATGTCAAATTGGTTCAATGGTTGAGTCTTCTGTAGGTTCTGCAGCTGGTTTCCATGTAGCATTTTCTAAAAAAATTATGACAAGTGTAGAATTAACAGGTCCATTAAAATTCTCAAAGGACATCGGCAATTTACACTATGATGTTCCGTTCATTTGTTTAACAGAAAAACCTGGCTTAGGTGTAGATGTAGATGAAGAAATACTTAAGGAACTATGCAATTTTTCAACAACAGTAACAGCTTAA
- the nhaC gene encoding Na+/H+ antiporter NhaC — protein MKKEISASWALLTFAIMITTMLVTVVMLEQSPHVPLIVGTIVAAIVAKMHGFKWMEIEEMMYKGIRLALPAIVIIILVGLTIGAWIGGGVVATMIFYGLKLISPAWFLVTILLLCSIVSLAIGSSWSTMATIGVAGMGIGLSMGIPAPMIAGAVISGSYFGDKMSPLSDTTNLAAGLTNTDLFDHIKHMLYTTIPALIITLVAFGFMGRRFADVSMDSEKIMTTLDVMEKSFVISPWLLLVPVGVIVMVAKKVPAIPALVIGVISGFLLQIFVQGGSPTMAVHALQEGFAISTGNEMVDDLFNRGGLDSMMYTVSMTIVAMTFGGVLEYSGMLKALMDVVVKFAKSTGSLIASTIAACITTNATCSEQYISIVVPSRMFADVYQKRGLHSKNLSRALEDGGTLTSVFFPWNTCGVFILATLGVSAMEYAPYAILNFAVPIISIIYGYVGFAIVKMTPEQIEEAKQRKKEAQEQEMNNMVVAD, from the coding sequence ATGAAAAAGGAAATTAGTGCGAGTTGGGCACTCCTAACTTTCGCAATAATGATTACTACGATGCTTGTTACAGTAGTTATGTTAGAGCAGAGTCCTCACGTGCCATTGATTGTTGGAACAATTGTAGCAGCGATTGTTGCCAAAATGCATGGTTTTAAGTGGATGGAAATTGAGGAAATGATGTATAAAGGTATCCGCCTAGCTCTTCCGGCCATTGTCATTATCATTTTAGTTGGTTTGACAATAGGTGCGTGGATTGGTGGAGGAGTCGTTGCCACAATGATTTTCTACGGATTAAAATTAATTTCTCCAGCTTGGTTTTTAGTAACGATTTTACTATTATGTTCAATCGTTTCGCTAGCAATTGGAAGCTCATGGTCAACAATGGCAACAATCGGTGTCGCTGGTATGGGGATCGGGTTAAGTATGGGTATTCCCGCACCAATGATTGCAGGAGCAGTTATTTCAGGTTCTTATTTTGGTGATAAAATGTCACCTTTATCTGATACTACAAATCTAGCAGCAGGTCTAACAAACACAGACTTGTTTGATCATATAAAACATATGCTTTACACAACTATTCCCGCATTAATCATTACACTTGTCGCATTTGGCTTTATGGGAAGACGTTTCGCTGATGTATCGATGGATTCAGAAAAAATTATGACAACGCTTGATGTGATGGAAAAAAGCTTTGTGATTTCTCCATGGTTATTACTTGTCCCAGTTGGCGTTATTGTAATGGTGGCAAAAAAAGTTCCGGCAATCCCAGCATTAGTTATTGGGGTTATTTCAGGCTTCTTATTACAAATTTTTGTACAAGGTGGATCACCAACTATGGCTGTCCATGCCTTACAAGAAGGGTTTGCGATTTCTACAGGAAATGAAATGGTGGACGACCTCTTTAATCGTGGTGGCTTAGATTCAATGATGTATACGGTTTCAATGACAATTGTTGCCATGACATTTGGTGGGGTCCTAGAATATTCAGGCATGTTAAAGGCACTTATGGATGTTGTCGTTAAGTTTGCTAAATCTACAGGTAGCCTTATTGCTTCAACAATTGCTGCATGTATTACAACAAATGCGACATGTTCTGAGCAGTACATATCAATTGTTGTCCCTTCACGAATGTTTGCTGACGTTTACCAAAAACGAGGCTTGCACTCAAAAAATTTATCGCGTGCTCTAGAAGATGGGGGAACATTAACATCTGTATTCTTCCCTTGGAACACTTGTGGCGTATTTATTTTAGCGACATTAGGTGTAAGTGCGATGGAATATGCACCTTATGCAATTCTTAACTTTGCTGTGCCAATTATTTCAATAATTTATGGTTATGTTGGATTTGCGATTGTAAAGATGACACCAGAACAGATTGAAGAGGCAAAGCAACGAAAAAAAGAAGCGCAAGAACAAGAGATGAATAATATGGTTGTAGCAGACTAA
- a CDS encoding Fe-S oxidoreductase gives MPALTMDQVRQLNSYSIYTTEPKRTLFTLADIHKDFYHPDFLNLMMGITDAATETAAISHFARRYGMFFAMQLYMLAAYDEVWDGKPIEIRFDAAKEFNSFTVAMFVNPNDWRYVDEDERQSVIEKILYDGHVIVQQLRRVTSISPLTIWENFFGYLLWHYHILLSNPGLADQAMDDIEILENPKTWARFSQKSWWAEYTGGQSPTNLVNVPVRKSCCFSKDIPGLLACGFCPLKK, from the coding sequence ATGCCCGCTTTAACGATGGATCAAGTCAGACAACTGAATTCCTACAGTATTTATACAACGGAGCCAAAACGAACGTTATTTACATTGGCTGATATACATAAAGACTTTTACCATCCTGATTTTTTAAATTTAATGATGGGCATTACAGATGCTGCAACAGAAACAGCAGCCATTTCCCATTTTGCACGTCGCTATGGTATGTTTTTCGCTATGCAGCTTTATATGCTTGCTGCCTACGACGAAGTATGGGATGGTAAACCCATTGAAATTCGCTTTGATGCAGCTAAGGAATTCAATAGCTTTACTGTCGCAATGTTCGTTAACCCTAACGATTGGCGTTATGTGGATGAAGATGAGCGACAATCGGTCATTGAAAAAATTTTATATGACGGGCATGTTATCGTTCAGCAACTGCGCAGAGTAACATCGATTTCACCCTTAACAATTTGGGAAAACTTCTTTGGCTACCTCCTTTGGCATTATCATATTCTGTTGTCTAACCCTGGCTTAGCAGATCAAGCAATGGATGATATTGAAATTTTAGAGAACCCAAAAACATGGGCTCGCTTTTCACAAAAATCATGGTGGGCGGAATATACTGGCGGTCAGAGCCCTACAAATTTAGTTAATGTTCCTGTCCGAAAATCTTGCTGCTTTTCAAAGGATATTCCAGGCCTACTTGCATGTGGATTTTGCCCACTTAAGAAATAA
- a CDS encoding DUF4395 domain-containing protein → MSLPHAIPRPLVRLNQWTILLSVILTWLTGFEWILAIPLVANLLGVLCNFNPIIRFGKLFLKKAPTAYIPEDAQQQKFNSSIASICLAGGLVAFLFNWQVVGYVFTTMVAIASSVAIAGFCIGCFLHFQLKQWQYRRTLKKAL, encoded by the coding sequence ATGTCATTGCCACATGCAATTCCAAGGCCGCTCGTACGACTCAATCAGTGGACTATACTGTTAAGTGTCATACTGACATGGCTGACAGGGTTTGAATGGATATTAGCGATTCCTTTAGTAGCCAATTTACTCGGTGTATTATGTAATTTTAATCCAATCATCCGATTTGGAAAGCTGTTTTTGAAAAAAGCTCCTACTGCGTACATACCAGAGGACGCACAGCAGCAAAAGTTTAATTCAAGTATTGCAAGCATATGTTTAGCTGGTGGTCTTGTCGCGTTTTTGTTTAATTGGCAAGTAGTAGGGTATGTTTTTACAACGATGGTAGCAATCGCTTCATCAGTTGCAATTGCAGGGTTTTGTATCGGTTGCTTTTTACATTTTCAGCTAAAGCAATGGCAATATAGACGGACACTTAAGAAAGCATTATAA
- a CDS encoding GNAT family N-acetyltransferase yields MERIYEGILGETPFYVTHLQLQHLPAIQKLQQEVYETLPDQSILQPLTTEEFEYILQGNGLMIGAYVNNALIGFRALLNPPIDDEHLGYDCGIAEDQFHRVLYQEISNVSPHYRGYGLQKTLATIVMNEIDLDCYDYVCSTVKPYNIPSLKDKFSQGLVIKGLKIKYVDKLRYIFYKNLQQEQPVYTEKRAVLMRDTALQQQFLKEGYTGTAMYEEQNDWFVVYEK; encoded by the coding sequence ATGGAAAGAATTTATGAAGGAATACTTGGAGAAACGCCTTTTTATGTTACTCACTTACAGCTGCAGCATTTACCAGCAATACAGAAATTACAGCAAGAGGTATATGAAACATTACCCGATCAAAGCATTTTACAGCCATTAACTACAGAAGAATTCGAATACATTTTGCAGGGAAATGGTTTGATGATAGGGGCATACGTTAATAATGCGTTAATCGGTTTTCGAGCATTATTAAATCCGCCTATTGATGACGAGCATCTTGGATATGATTGCGGCATTGCTGAGGATCAATTCCATCGCGTTTTATATCAGGAGATATCCAATGTTTCACCACATTATCGTGGCTACGGATTACAAAAAACGTTAGCGACTATTGTCATGAATGAAATTGATTTAGATTGCTATGACTATGTTTGCTCTACGGTTAAACCTTATAATATTCCAAGCTTAAAAGATAAGTTTTCTCAAGGGCTCGTCATAAAGGGCTTGAAGATTAAGTATGTTGATAAATTACGCTATATCTTTTATAAAAATCTACAGCAGGAACAACCTGTATATACTGAAAAAAGAGCTGTTTTAATGAGGGATACGGCTTTACAGCAGCAATTTTTGAAAGAGGGCTATACGGGAACTGCAATGTATGAAGAACAAAATGATTGGTTCGTTGTCTATGAAAAATAA
- the pepT gene encoding peptidase T has translation MKEQVIERLIRYAKIDTQSDFTSETTPSTQKQFDLLHVLKDELAAIGLTDITLDNNGYLFATLEANTDKEVPTIGFLAHVDTATDYTGTNVNPQRIDNYDGGDIQLNENLAMSPTEFPELKNYIGQTLITTDGTTLLGADDKAGIVEIITAMEYLINNPSIKHGKLRVAFTPDEEIGRGPHKFDVAAFGADYAYTMDGGPLGELQYESFNAAGVKVITKGTSVHPGSAKNKMVNSITMAIAFQNEMPTDAVPEKTEGYEGFIHLMGFKGAIEHTELSYIVRDHDRQKFEAKKQLMRDAAAKIQAQFGKDALTISIEDQYYNMGEKIEPVKEIVDIARQAMEKLDITPNTLPIRGGTDGSQLSYMGLPTPNIFAGGENMHGKYEYVSAETMEKATQVIIEIVQLFEQQGK, from the coding sequence ATGAAAGAACAAGTAATCGAGCGATTAATTCGCTACGCAAAAATTGATACACAATCAGACTTCACAAGTGAAACAACTCCTTCCACTCAAAAGCAATTTGACTTATTGCATGTATTGAAGGATGAACTTGCCGCAATCGGCTTAACAGACATTACATTAGATAACAATGGCTACTTATTTGCAACACTTGAAGCAAATACAGATAAAGAAGTACCGACTATTGGCTTTTTAGCGCATGTGGATACAGCAACAGACTACACTGGTACAAATGTTAATCCGCAACGAATTGACAATTATGATGGCGGTGACATTCAATTAAACGAAAATTTAGCCATGTCTCCAACTGAATTCCCTGAACTAAAAAATTACATTGGACAAACTCTAATTACAACAGATGGTACGACACTTTTAGGTGCGGACGATAAAGCGGGTATTGTTGAAATCATAACTGCTATGGAATATTTAATAAATAATCCTTCAATTAAGCACGGTAAATTACGTGTAGCGTTCACTCCTGATGAGGAAATTGGCCGTGGACCGCATAAATTTGATGTCGCTGCATTTGGCGCTGATTACGCATATACAATGGATGGCGGACCACTAGGTGAACTTCAGTACGAGAGCTTTAATGCTGCAGGTGTTAAAGTTATTACAAAAGGAACAAGCGTACACCCAGGTTCAGCGAAAAATAAAATGGTCAACTCTATCACAATGGCTATTGCTTTCCAAAACGAAATGCCTACAGATGCAGTACCTGAAAAAACAGAAGGCTATGAAGGTTTTATCCATTTAATGGGCTTTAAAGGCGCTATTGAACATACAGAGCTTTCTTATATTGTACGTGACCATGATCGTCAAAAATTTGAGGCGAAAAAACAATTAATGCGCGATGCTGCTGCCAAAATACAAGCTCAGTTTGGTAAGGATGCATTAACAATTTCTATCGAGGATCAATACTATAACATGGGTGAAAAAATTGAACCTGTAAAAGAAATTGTTGACATTGCACGTCAAGCAATGGAAAAATTAGATATTACACCGAATACATTACCGATTCGCGGTGGTACTGATGGCTCACAACTTTCTTATATGGGCTTACCAACGCCAAATATTTTTGCAGGTGGCGAGAACATGCATGGTAAATACGAATATGTATCTGCCGAAACAATGGAAAAAGCTACACAAGTTATTATTGAAATCGTGCAATTATTTGAACAGCAAGGCAAATAA
- a CDS encoding lysoplasmalogenase translates to MARKILLTFIILFGLYYIFFFSHIDQSLKLIFKVIPMILIIIMAATQKAQSIKKYQLLIVIGLIFCMVGDYTLQWFLIGLSSFLIGHIFYIFAFSSTNEQPVPTWAKIVLLLYGVLMAGWIATTVFKSGETILTFAVLAYISIILTMGWTAIRTRSTFAIIGAILFIASDSYLAINKFVMPLPFSHEVIMMTYYSAQILIALSILQYSEIRSKVVQ, encoded by the coding sequence TTGGCTAGAAAAATTTTGTTAACGTTTATCATACTATTTGGTCTTTATTATATTTTTTTCTTTTCACATATTGACCAAAGTTTGAAACTAATATTCAAAGTCATTCCTATGATTTTGATTATAATTATGGCTGCAACCCAAAAAGCACAATCAATTAAAAAATATCAACTGTTAATAGTTATTGGGCTAATATTTTGTATGGTAGGCGACTACACATTACAATGGTTTCTTATTGGTCTTTCAAGCTTCTTAATTGGCCATATTTTTTATATTTTTGCCTTTTCAAGTACAAATGAACAGCCAGTACCAACATGGGCGAAAATTGTATTACTGTTATATGGTGTATTAATGGCGGGCTGGATTGCCACTACTGTCTTTAAATCTGGTGAAACTATACTTACTTTTGCAGTTTTAGCGTATATTTCAATCATTTTAACAATGGGCTGGACTGCCATTCGCACTCGTTCTACTTTCGCTATCATTGGCGCAATATTATTTATCGCATCCGATTCCTATTTAGCGATTAATAAATTTGTCATGCCATTACCTTTTTCACATGAAGTTATTATGATGACCTATTATAGTGCTCAAATACTTATTGCATTGAGCATCCTTCAATATTCCGAAATCCGAAGTAAAGTGGTACAATGA
- a CDS encoding DMT family transporter — translation MKEIALGILASLFFAVTFILNHAMEMQGGSWLWSASLRYFFMLPFLLAIVFYRKGFSQLTNEMKSRPVAWLLWSFVGFVLFYAPITFAAAFGPGWLVSGTWQFTIVAGVLLAPLFVTVIAGKTVRQKIPLISLLISCVILAGILLIQVPQAQSVPTKNLLLGILPVVVAAFAYPLGNRKMMEVCGGRVDTFQRVLGMTVASMPAWIVMAIYAILTVGLPSLSQVLQSLLVGISSGVIATILFFIATDRVREHQGKLAAVEATQSTEILFVIIGEALLLGIAFPEPIALAGLGIIIIGMLLHSYYTMVLGKKSVSPQSPPSEQST, via the coding sequence TTGAAAGAAATTGCATTAGGCATTTTAGCTTCACTTTTTTTTGCTGTGACATTTATTTTAAATCATGCAATGGAAATGCAAGGAGGCAGTTGGCTATGGAGTGCATCCCTTCGTTATTTCTTCATGTTGCCATTTTTACTAGCTATCGTCTTCTATCGTAAGGGCTTTTCGCAACTAACTAATGAAATGAAAAGTAGACCTGTAGCATGGCTACTATGGAGCTTCGTTGGCTTCGTGTTATTTTATGCACCAATTACATTTGCTGCTGCATTCGGTCCGGGCTGGCTCGTTTCTGGAACATGGCAATTTACGATTGTCGCTGGGGTTCTACTCGCTCCCCTCTTTGTAACAGTAATTGCTGGAAAAACAGTGCGTCAAAAAATCCCGTTAATTTCTTTGCTTATTTCATGTGTTATTTTAGCAGGAATTCTACTTATTCAAGTACCACAGGCACAGTCTGTTCCAACAAAAAATCTATTATTAGGAATTTTACCTGTTGTAGTCGCTGCATTTGCCTACCCACTCGGTAATCGCAAAATGATGGAGGTATGCGGGGGACGTGTTGATACATTTCAACGGGTGCTTGGAATGACAGTTGCTTCAATGCCTGCTTGGATTGTGATGGCCATTTATGCCATTTTAACAGTTGGACTGCCTTCATTAAGTCAAGTTCTACAATCACTACTAGTTGGGATTAGCTCAGGTGTAATTGCAACTATTTTATTTTTCATCGCAACTGATCGCGTTCGTGAACATCAAGGCAAACTAGCAGCTGTTGAGGCAACTCAATCAACTGAAATACTATTTGTCATTATTGGTGAGGCGTTACTACTTGGAATTGCGTTTCCAGAGCCAATTGCTCTTGCTGGACTTGGTATTATTATTATTGGTATGTTGTTACATAGCTACTATACGATGGTGCTTGGAAAGAAAAGCGTTTCCCCACAATCTCCCCCTTCTGAGCAGTCAACTTAA